The genomic interval CGACCACATCACAATGGCCGTAAAACCGATCGCCGTCGCGCGAAACTTCACCTCTCCCCCTTTACGGAGGCAAAAGCTCCGTCAGCTGACGCTGCCATATTTCACCGCAGTGATCGTCACCATTCCATATTCGGTTGGAATGCGCACATAGACAGGAGCATATACATTTGCCGCGTCCGACTTGGCAAACCAGATCTCCATGCGATCGCTCCTGCTGAGATAGTCTATATCCTTGCGGCCCTTCTTATAGCCCGAGCGCGGAATGAAGCGCACGCCGCAGACGAGCGCCTTGCCCTTGAAGCCGTCGGTCGAAAAATCCTCGTCGCCCTTTGGCGAGAGCACCAGATCCATGCGCGTCTCGCCGTCGAAGATCGGCAGCGTCTGCGAGCAGACCTTGGTATCGCCGGTGAAAATCAGGCCGGAAATCGGATCGAGAACCGATCGCATGTCACGCGGCGTGACGTCGATCCAGTTCTTCGGCCGCTTCGGCGGTGGCGTCGTCGTCGCCGAGATGATGTTGCCGTTGCGGTAGCTGACCTCGTAGACGCGGGCCTTCTTGCCGCTCTTGTAGTAGAGCGAATACTTCACTGCCTGCAGCCGATCGTTACGGACGACGCCGGTAACGCTGGTTTTGGCCCGGATCGTCTTGACGAGGTCGGCCAGGCCGGCAGAATTGATATCACCGGCGATCTTGTAAGAGTGATCGTCCTCGATCTGCGTCAGAAAAGCCGCGCGCGCGATCGGCAGGCCGGCAAGCGTCACCCGGTAGACCGTCTGGTGCTGGATTTCGGCCGCCGATGCCGGTATGGCAAGAAGTGCGGCGATGGCCGAAATGAAAATTCGTCTGCCCGAATGAGCCATGAGTGAAGCCTTGTCTGCCGTGCGTCGCCAGCCCTTGCCGTGTGCTCTATACTCCTGCCCTGAAGAGAAGAA from Rhizobium lentis carries:
- a CDS encoding DUF3108 domain-containing protein, which produces MAHSGRRIFISAIAALLAIPASAAEIQHQTVYRVTLAGLPIARAAFLTQIEDDHSYKIAGDINSAGLADLVKTIRAKTSVTGVVRNDRLQAVKYSLYYKSGKKARVYEVSYRNGNIISATTTPPPKRPKNWIDVTPRDMRSVLDPISGLIFTGDTKVCSQTLPIFDGETRMDLVLSPKGDEDFSTDGFKGKALVCGVRFIPRSGYKKGRKDIDYLSRSDRMEIWFAKSDAANVYAPVYVRIPTEYGMVTITAVKYGSVS